The Microbacterium sp. LWO12-1.2 genome includes a window with the following:
- a CDS encoding pyridoxamine 5'-phosphate oxidase family protein: MIRALDEQQSYELLTTTTIGRVGFVHEGRVQIFPVNFVVSGHDLLLRTAPDGLLGELTREPADVSFEVDYHDPLGSSAWSVLMHGSLSRVPEEKVPGARARVSPWADSDRDLPLTFRVEKITGRLVRRDQTHGKN; encoded by the coding sequence ATGATCCGAGCACTCGACGAGCAGCAGTCCTACGAGTTGCTGACCACGACCACGATCGGCCGAGTCGGTTTCGTCCACGAGGGGCGGGTGCAGATCTTCCCCGTGAACTTCGTCGTCTCCGGTCACGACCTGCTGCTTCGCACCGCTCCCGATGGCCTGCTGGGTGAGCTGACGCGAGAGCCGGCGGATGTGTCCTTCGAGGTGGACTACCACGACCCCCTCGGCAGCAGCGCCTGGAGCGTGCTGATGCACGGCTCCCTCTCGCGGGTGCCCGAGGAGAAGGTCCCCGGCGCCAGGGCTCGCGTGAGTCCGTGGGCCGACAGTGATCGCGACCTTCCGCTGACCTTCCGCGTCGAGAAGATCACTGGTCGCCTCGTGCGCCGCGACCAGACGCACGGGAAGAACTGA
- a CDS encoding alpha/beta hydrolase, translated as MTETTLRPPFDPELEAALALVGDQLPSTLTAEMIPLLRQNPVSGEDEIFTVLDERGFTRRDVTIAGHEGDEIVVTVIEKAGRTGTGPGFFHTHGGGMIIGNRWLGVVGFLDWAERFNGVIVTVEYRLAPEFPDPYPVEDCYAGLVWTADNAAELGIDPNRILIGGGSAGGGLAAGTTLLARDRRGPALIGQLLIYPMLDDRDESVSTQQIDGIGVWDRGSNITGWTALLGDRKGTDDVSIYAAPARATDLAGLPPAFIDCGSAEVFRDEDVAYATRLWEAGVQAELHVWAGGFHGFDMFAPHAAVAQAMLAARNDWVNRLLG; from the coding sequence ATGACCGAAACGACCCTCCGCCCTCCGTTCGACCCTGAGCTGGAAGCGGCGCTGGCCCTGGTCGGCGACCAGCTGCCGTCGACTCTGACGGCCGAGATGATCCCGTTGCTCCGGCAGAATCCGGTGAGCGGCGAGGACGAGATCTTCACCGTGCTCGACGAGCGTGGCTTCACCCGACGCGACGTCACCATCGCCGGTCATGAGGGTGACGAGATCGTGGTCACCGTGATCGAGAAGGCCGGTCGCACCGGCACCGGTCCCGGCTTCTTCCACACGCACGGCGGCGGCATGATCATCGGCAACCGCTGGCTCGGGGTCGTCGGGTTCCTGGACTGGGCCGAGCGTTTCAACGGTGTCATCGTGACGGTGGAGTACCGGTTGGCGCCGGAGTTCCCCGACCCGTATCCGGTCGAGGACTGCTACGCCGGTCTGGTGTGGACGGCAGACAACGCGGCCGAGCTCGGCATCGATCCGAACCGCATCCTGATCGGCGGTGGCAGTGCTGGAGGAGGCCTCGCCGCCGGCACCACCCTGCTCGCCCGCGACCGGCGTGGTCCCGCACTGATCGGCCAGCTCCTCATCTACCCCATGCTCGACGACCGCGACGAGAGCGTGTCGACGCAGCAGATCGACGGCATCGGCGTGTGGGATCGCGGCTCCAACATCACCGGATGGACTGCCCTGCTCGGCGACCGCAAGGGTACGGACGACGTGTCGATCTACGCTGCTCCGGCCCGTGCGACCGACCTCGCGGGGCTCCCGCCGGCTTTCATCGACTGCGGCAGCGCTGAGGTGTTCCGCGATGAGGACGTCGCCTATGCCACCAGGCTCTGGGAGGCCGGAGTCCAGGCCGAGCTGCATGTCTGGGCCGGCGGCTTCCACGGCTTCGACATGTTCGCCCCGCATGCCGCCGTCGCGCAGGCCATGCTCGCCGCCCGCAACGACTGGGTGAACCGCCTGCTCGGCTGA
- a CDS encoding vWA domain-containing protein — protein MEGATVIFQPVLHPLLLVLLFLPLTALVVWVLIRAPRPSTGSGTQGKAAETQGKAAGTQGKAAETQGKAAGSKAENAGAAASHRALWALRLVLVLACFFLVLRPGIPGGATQTLATDTDIVLVVDTTASIVAEDWEGDQPRLDGVREDVRAIIQEYPGARFALLTFDAAAELRMPLTTDTTALVGSLDVLRPEVTSLSRGSSIGIAAPLLAETLKGAAESSPDRSRMVFYFGDGEQTVDTPPESFSASAKYTDAGAVFGYGTAEGGPMRITSGGLSGDDPGYIEYEGADALSTIDEANLTAVADQLGVEYQHRTADAAPTLPAPPSTTTSYAESGSTGNVTELYWVAALVILALLGFELTRATMLIARLRQLRAPRPAEPRPEGGAR, from the coding sequence GTGGAGGGTGCGACTGTGATCTTCCAGCCCGTCCTGCACCCACTGCTGCTGGTGCTGCTGTTCCTCCCGCTGACGGCCCTCGTCGTGTGGGTGCTGATCCGTGCGCCTCGCCCTTCGACAGGCTCAGGGACCCAGGGGAAGGCAGCAGAGACCCAGGGGAAGGCAGCAGGGACCCAGGGGAAGGCAGCAGAGACCCAGGGGAAGGCAGCAGGGTCGAAGGCTGAGAACGCCGGTGCCGCCGCTTCACACCGCGCCCTGTGGGCACTGCGACTCGTGCTGGTGCTGGCGTGCTTCTTCCTGGTGCTGCGGCCCGGCATCCCCGGTGGCGCGACGCAGACCCTCGCGACCGACACCGACATCGTGCTGGTCGTCGACACCACCGCGAGCATCGTCGCCGAGGACTGGGAGGGCGACCAGCCGCGCCTCGACGGCGTGCGGGAAGACGTGAGGGCGATCATCCAGGAGTACCCGGGTGCGCGCTTCGCCCTGCTCACCTTCGACGCCGCAGCGGAACTGCGCATGCCGTTGACCACCGACACCACGGCGCTCGTGGGATCTCTCGATGTACTGCGGCCCGAGGTGACGAGCCTGTCGCGCGGCAGCTCGATCGGGATCGCCGCCCCGCTGCTCGCCGAGACCTTGAAGGGGGCCGCCGAGTCCTCGCCCGACCGTTCGCGCATGGTGTTCTACTTCGGCGACGGAGAGCAGACGGTGGACACGCCGCCGGAGTCGTTCAGCGCGAGCGCCAAGTACACCGATGCGGGCGCCGTGTTCGGCTACGGCACCGCCGAGGGCGGGCCCATGCGCATCACCAGCGGCGGGCTCTCCGGCGACGACCCCGGCTACATCGAGTACGAGGGCGCCGACGCGCTGTCCACCATCGACGAGGCCAATCTGACGGCGGTCGCCGACCAGCTCGGCGTCGAGTACCAGCACCGCACAGCGGATGCAGCGCCGACGTTGCCCGCGCCTCCCTCCACGACGACCAGCTATGCGGAGTCCGGCTCGACCGGGAACGTCACGGAGCTCTACTGGGTCGCCGCACTCGTGATCCTCGCGCTCCTCGGCTTCGAGCTGACCAGGGCCACGATGTTGATCGCACGACTGCGTCAGCTCCGCGCCCCGCGACCTGCAGAGCCCCGCCCCGAGGGAGGTGCACGATGA
- a CDS encoding VWA domain-containing protein: MALANFWMIIVAIAVVVAAVGIGLFLGLRRRGHSHAAETARISRAERLRQLPSFREALLRRVLALTGILALGAVAVITAGVVAARPMSSQTIQPVNTSRDIMLCLDVSGSMTEVDVEVLSVFEELLDDFEGERIGLTIFNSSPVQIFPLTDDYEFIRRHLESIKSSFDYVDEIPEHWVGTLNGNGASLIGDGLAACTMGFDRPDDERSRSVIFATDNEVNGASIVTLQEAAAYAASKDVRVFALNPVQGKDADVSAELAAAAEATGGAAFGLRDTTTVSDIVTQVQEQEATALRGEAQIVWTDSPNLWIAVLMVAVLSFIIVVWRVRL; encoded by the coding sequence ATGGCACTAGCGAACTTCTGGATGATCATCGTCGCGATCGCGGTGGTGGTCGCGGCGGTCGGTATCGGTCTCTTCCTGGGCCTGCGCCGCCGCGGCCACTCCCACGCCGCCGAGACGGCACGCATCTCGCGCGCCGAACGGCTCCGTCAGCTGCCGAGCTTCCGTGAGGCGTTGCTGCGCCGAGTGCTCGCGCTCACCGGCATCCTCGCGCTCGGGGCCGTCGCGGTGATCACCGCCGGCGTCGTGGCCGCACGCCCGATGTCATCGCAGACCATCCAGCCCGTCAACACGAGCCGCGACATCATGCTGTGCCTCGACGTGTCGGGGTCGATGACCGAGGTCGACGTCGAAGTGCTCAGCGTGTTCGAGGAACTGCTCGACGACTTCGAGGGCGAGCGCATCGGACTGACGATCTTCAACAGCTCCCCGGTGCAGATCTTCCCGTTGACCGACGACTACGAGTTCATCCGCCGCCACCTGGAGAGCATCAAGAGCAGCTTCGACTATGTCGACGAGATTCCGGAGCACTGGGTCGGAACCCTCAACGGCAACGGCGCATCGCTGATCGGCGACGGGCTCGCCGCGTGCACGATGGGCTTCGACCGGCCGGACGACGAGCGCTCCCGTTCGGTGATCTTCGCCACCGACAACGAGGTGAACGGCGCCTCGATCGTGACCCTGCAAGAGGCAGCCGCGTATGCCGCGTCGAAGGACGTGCGGGTGTTCGCACTGAACCCGGTGCAGGGCAAGGATGCCGACGTCAGCGCCGAGCTGGCCGCCGCCGCCGAGGCGACCGGCGGAGCCGCCTTCGGCCTGCGTGACACGACCACCGTCTCCGACATCGTCACCCAGGTGCAGGAGCAGGAGGCCACGGCGCTGCGCGGAGAGGCGCAGATCGTGTGGACCGACAGCCCGAACCTCTGGATCGCGGTGCTGATGGTCGCGGTGCTGTCGTTCATCATCGTGGTGTGGAGGGTGCGACTGTGA
- a CDS encoding DUF58 domain-containing protein, protein MASLIAQVKSKLFIHSSRKSMHALDGAYASLLHGRSLDFEDLRKYEYGDQVRDIDWRATARLGTPLVKRSRATRMHTVLFVVDTGRSMAALAADEQPKRDLAILATGALGVLTLRHGDDFTAVYGDAAKVRRVAPGRSEGALEHTLRTIDRAISTSSAPSDRDALLSFVTRTISRRMIVAIVTDEAPITDETERMLRRLRVQHDVLWLTVRDAEPVLDHATGRTRSDVDSLWEVPDFVQGDLGIVQELTAQTQADAARLAETLTRMEISHAVLDGQDDAVAQLLHLLNRRSNARF, encoded by the coding sequence ATGGCCAGTCTGATCGCCCAGGTGAAGAGCAAGCTCTTCATCCACTCGTCGCGCAAGTCGATGCACGCCCTCGACGGCGCGTACGCCTCGCTGCTGCACGGGCGCAGTCTGGACTTCGAGGACCTGCGCAAGTACGAGTACGGCGATCAGGTGCGCGACATCGACTGGCGGGCGACCGCACGTCTGGGAACACCGCTGGTCAAGCGCTCCCGGGCGACGCGCATGCACACCGTGCTGTTCGTGGTCGACACCGGCCGGTCGATGGCTGCCCTCGCCGCCGACGAGCAGCCCAAGCGCGACCTGGCGATCCTCGCGACCGGAGCGCTCGGGGTGCTCACGCTCCGCCACGGCGACGACTTCACGGCCGTCTACGGCGATGCCGCGAAGGTGCGCCGCGTCGCTCCCGGTCGCAGCGAGGGGGCACTCGAGCACACCCTGCGCACGATCGACCGGGCGATCAGCACGAGCTCGGCGCCAAGCGATCGCGACGCCCTGCTGTCGTTCGTCACCCGCACGATCTCCCGCCGCATGATCGTCGCGATCGTCACAGACGAGGCGCCCATCACCGACGAGACCGAGCGGATGCTGCGCCGACTCCGCGTGCAGCACGATGTGCTCTGGCTCACGGTGCGCGACGCCGAACCGGTGCTCGATCATGCCACCGGACGCACCCGCAGCGACGTCGACAGCCTCTGGGAGGTACCCGACTTCGTGCAGGGCGACCTCGGCATCGTGCAGGAGCTGACTGCGCAGACCCAGGCGGATGCCGCCCGACTGGCCGAGACGCTCACGCGCATGGAGATCAGTCACGCCGTGCTCGACGGACAGGACGACGCCGTCGCTCAGCTGCTGCATCTGCTGAACCGGAGGTCGAATGCCCGGTTCTGA
- a CDS encoding AAA family ATPase, translating to MTEPYAPDPQSSQAPPPPPAPAAASRPTVTAPAAATPNTGAPTEAEMARAAEVLSIVSASYSAKMVGQERLRTSLLVSLVAGGHILLESVPGLAKTTAASTLADTVKAQFKRIQCTPDLLPSDITGNQIYDAATGTFRTVLGPVHANFVLLDEINRSSAKTQSAMLEAMQEHQTTIGGEVHHLPKPFLVIATQNPIEQEGTYELPEAQMDRFLLKEIVEYPSPAEEFEILSRIDSGVLDPDRHVSSSISLDDVRLLQDVASRIYVDPAIRNYIVSIAYVTRNPAPYIGEDRARFIKYGASPRASIAFLQASRALALLSGRSHVLPEDIRALRHLVLRHRVLLTFEADAEGIRSEEIIDQIFASVPTP from the coding sequence ATGACCGAGCCCTACGCGCCGGACCCGCAGTCCTCGCAGGCCCCGCCGCCTCCGCCCGCCCCCGCGGCAGCCTCGCGCCCGACCGTCACCGCCCCGGCAGCGGCCACACCGAACACCGGCGCCCCGACCGAAGCCGAGATGGCCCGTGCCGCCGAGGTGCTGTCGATCGTCTCCGCGTCGTACTCGGCGAAGATGGTCGGCCAGGAGCGGCTGCGCACGAGCCTGCTCGTGTCGCTGGTCGCCGGCGGCCACATCCTGCTCGAGAGCGTGCCCGGACTCGCGAAGACGACGGCCGCGAGCACTCTCGCCGACACCGTGAAGGCACAGTTCAAGCGCATCCAGTGCACGCCCGACCTGCTGCCCAGCGACATCACCGGCAACCAGATCTACGACGCCGCCACCGGAACCTTCCGCACCGTGCTCGGCCCCGTGCATGCGAACTTCGTGCTGCTCGACGAGATCAACCGCTCGAGCGCCAAGACCCAGAGCGCGATGCTCGAGGCGATGCAGGAGCACCAGACCACGATCGGCGGAGAGGTGCACCATCTGCCCAAGCCGTTCCTGGTGATCGCCACGCAGAACCCGATCGAGCAGGAGGGCACATACGAGCTGCCCGAGGCGCAGATGGACCGCTTCCTGCTCAAGGAGATCGTCGAGTACCCGAGCCCTGCCGAGGAGTTCGAGATCCTCAGCCGCATCGACTCCGGCGTGCTCGATCCCGACCGGCACGTGAGCAGTTCCATCTCGCTCGACGACGTGCGCCTGCTGCAGGATGTGGCGAGCCGCATCTACGTCGACCCCGCCATTCGCAACTACATCGTCTCGATCGCCTACGTCACGCGGAACCCGGCGCCGTACATCGGCGAGGACCGCGCGCGCTTCATCAAGTACGGCGCGAGCCCGCGTGCGAGCATCGCGTTCCTGCAGGCCTCGCGTGCGCTCGCGCTGCTGAGCGGCCGCTCGCACGTTCTCCCCGAGGACATCCGCGCGCTGCGCCACCTCGTCCTCCGCCACCGGGTGCTGCTGACGTTCGAGGCCGACGCCGAGGGCATTCGCAGCGAGGAGATCATCGACCAGATCTTCGCCTCCGTGCCCACCCCCTGA
- a CDS encoding NAD(P)/FAD-dependent oxidoreductase, producing the protein MTSRERVAIIGAGPSGMAQLRAFESAARAGAEIPDLVCFEKQADWGGQWNFTWRTGLDEFGEPVHSSMYRNLWSNGPKEALEFADYSFDEHFGRPISSYPPRPVLWDYIAGRLEKSDVRDLIRFQTVVRWIEFDSEREVFTLTSEHLPTGRSIVEEFDRVIVASGHFSFPNVPDFPGIETFPGYLSHAHDFRGAEAFADKDVLVIGASYSAEDIGSQAFKMGARSVTASFRSAPMGYDWPEGITERPVVERFEGSIAHFADGTSKHVDAVILCTGYLHKYPFLPQDLALSSPNNVYPDGLYRGVVWQDNPRLTYLGAQDQWFTFNMFDAQAWYVRDLILGRLALPDEQERAASIAEWRTRFGQIDSAAAEIRFQADYIRDLLRLTDYPEFDIDKVVEIFLAWKRDKKDDIMGYRDRIYESVMTGTLAIVHHTPWLEELDDSLERYLDVDPDAVEPARSIGDLPRDDDREVLATA; encoded by the coding sequence GTGACGAGTAGAGAACGAGTAGCGATCATCGGCGCCGGCCCCTCGGGCATGGCGCAGTTGCGGGCCTTCGAGTCCGCAGCCCGCGCGGGGGCGGAGATCCCCGACCTGGTCTGTTTCGAGAAGCAGGCCGACTGGGGCGGACAGTGGAACTTCACCTGGCGCACCGGATTGGACGAGTTCGGAGAGCCGGTGCACTCCAGCATGTACCGCAACCTGTGGTCGAACGGCCCGAAGGAGGCTCTGGAGTTCGCGGACTACAGCTTCGACGAGCACTTCGGCCGTCCCATCTCCTCGTACCCGCCGCGCCCGGTGCTGTGGGATTACATCGCCGGTCGGCTGGAGAAGAGCGACGTGCGCGATCTGATCCGCTTCCAGACCGTGGTGCGTTGGATCGAGTTCGACAGCGAACGCGAGGTCTTCACCCTCACCAGCGAGCATCTCCCCACCGGTCGGTCGATCGTGGAGGAGTTCGACCGCGTGATCGTCGCCAGCGGACACTTCTCCTTCCCGAACGTGCCGGACTTCCCCGGCATCGAGACATTCCCCGGCTACCTCAGCCACGCCCACGACTTCCGCGGCGCCGAGGCGTTCGCCGACAAGGACGTGCTCGTGATCGGGGCGAGCTACTCGGCCGAGGACATCGGCAGCCAGGCGTTCAAGATGGGCGCCCGCTCGGTGACGGCGAGCTTCCGTTCGGCGCCGATGGGCTATGACTGGCCGGAGGGCATCACGGAGCGGCCGGTCGTCGAGCGCTTCGAGGGCAGCATCGCCCACTTCGCGGACGGCACGTCGAAGCACGTCGATGCGGTCATCCTGTGCACCGGGTATCTGCACAAGTACCCGTTCCTCCCCCAGGACCTCGCCCTCTCGTCGCCGAACAACGTCTACCCCGACGGCCTGTACCGAGGGGTCGTCTGGCAGGACAACCCGCGTCTGACGTACCTCGGCGCGCAGGACCAGTGGTTCACGTTCAACATGTTCGACGCGCAGGCCTGGTACGTGCGCGACCTCATCCTCGGGCGCCTGGCTCTGCCGGACGAGCAGGAGCGCGCGGCATCCATCGCCGAATGGCGCACCCGGTTCGGGCAGATCGATTCGGCCGCCGCGGAGATCCGCTTCCAGGCCGACTACATCCGCGATCTGCTCCGGCTCACCGACTACCCGGAGTTCGACATTGACAAGGTTGTCGAGATCTTCCTCGCGTGGAAGCGCGACAAGAAGGACGACATCATGGGCTACCGTGATCGCATCTACGAGTCGGTCATGACCGGCACCCTCGCGATCGTGCACCATACGCCGTGGCTCGAGGAGCTCGACGATTCGCTCGAGCGCTACCTCGATGTGGATCCGGATGCCGTCGAACCGGCGCGCAGCATCGGCGACCTGCCGCGCGACGACGACCGTGAGGTCCTCGCCACTGCCTGA
- a CDS encoding Pr6Pr family membrane protein gives MTTWWPYARIAASLLALAAIAAQLTRSVQNALDATTEWGAHLPTVAANFLSFFTIESNFLSAVVLLIGAIWALRHRSTTDAEPRWLAVLLVCVSTYMIVTGIVYNTLLRGVELPQGVTVPWSNEVLHVVIPLFLLADVLVAPRRRALGWNAIFITAIFPIVWAVYTLVRANLIIAPATGKPWWYPYPFLDPHLVPGGYLGVSAYILGIAAAVIGVAAGVVWVGRRRGTPPV, from the coding sequence ATGACAACCTGGTGGCCTTACGCCCGCATCGCGGCATCCCTGCTCGCCCTGGCGGCGATCGCCGCGCAGCTGACGCGGTCAGTGCAGAACGCTCTCGACGCGACCACAGAGTGGGGCGCGCACCTGCCGACGGTCGCCGCGAACTTCCTGAGCTTCTTCACGATCGAGTCCAACTTCCTCTCCGCGGTCGTGCTGCTGATCGGTGCGATCTGGGCGCTGCGCCACCGCTCGACGACGGATGCCGAGCCGCGCTGGCTCGCCGTACTGCTGGTGTGCGTGAGCACCTACATGATCGTCACCGGCATCGTCTACAACACACTGCTGCGCGGCGTCGAACTGCCGCAGGGGGTCACGGTCCCCTGGTCCAACGAGGTGCTTCACGTGGTGATCCCGCTGTTCCTGCTCGCCGACGTGCTCGTCGCTCCGCGACGCCGGGCGCTCGGCTGGAACGCGATCTTCATCACGGCGATCTTCCCGATCGTCTGGGCCGTCTACACGCTCGTCCGTGCGAACCTCATCATCGCCCCGGCGACCGGCAAGCCCTGGTGGTACCCGTATCCGTTCCTCGATCCGCACCTCGTGCCGGGCGGTTACCTCGGCGTCTCGGCCTACATCCTCGGCATCGCGGCGGCGGTGATCGGGGTCGCCGCCGGCGTGGTCTGGGTCGGCCGACGCCGCGGGACTCCCCCGGTCTGA
- a CDS encoding GntR family transcriptional regulator: MVDASFQESLGPLAEGAVLSDRVFETVSDAIVSGRIAGGQHVSDKSIAEALGISRTPVREALQRLTWLGLVEVSPNRYTRVTEVTEEMIASTLEYTGMQAGMALQLAMRRMDDSAMQEAVALLDRMIEASDADAADDLMLASRMFVGFLTRESGNRLFATVMHEASLLVARNLRQSETLIGTAEFRGECYRRMRVAMIAGDADAAELWFRRQHGVGVGSLPV, encoded by the coding sequence ATGGTCGATGCGTCGTTCCAGGAGAGCCTCGGTCCGTTGGCCGAGGGCGCCGTGCTCAGTGATCGTGTGTTCGAGACCGTCAGTGACGCGATCGTCTCCGGTCGGATCGCCGGAGGGCAGCACGTCAGCGACAAGAGCATCGCCGAGGCGCTCGGTATCTCACGCACGCCGGTCCGTGAGGCACTGCAGCGGCTCACCTGGCTCGGGCTGGTCGAGGTCTCGCCGAACCGCTACACGCGCGTCACCGAGGTCACCGAGGAGATGATCGCCAGCACCCTCGAGTACACCGGGATGCAGGCGGGCATGGCACTGCAGCTGGCCATGCGGCGGATGGACGACAGCGCGATGCAGGAGGCCGTCGCGCTGCTGGACCGCATGATCGAGGCATCCGATGCGGACGCCGCCGATGACCTCATGCTCGCCTCGCGGATGTTCGTCGGCTTCCTGACGAGGGAGTCCGGCAACCGTCTCTTCGCGACGGTCATGCACGAGGCCAGCCTGCTGGTGGCGCGCAACCTCCGACAGTCGGAGACACTGATCGGTACTGCGGAGTTCCGTGGCGAGTGCTACCGGCGCATGCGCGTGGCGATGATCGCGGGAGACGCGGATGCCGCCGAGCTGTGGTTCCGCCGTCAGCACGGGGTCGGGGTGGGCTCGCTCCCCGTGTGA
- a CDS encoding DMT family transporter: MPEATSDEPGVRTDTGAPKTQGPLVLIAALVTVVLWASAFIGIRGAGPHFDPGALALLRMAVGSVALAIIALRHGIRLPAKRHWWLIIVWGVGWFCVYNLALNAAERTLDAGTAAMVVNLAPLMVVIFSGLFLREGFPKPLVIGAPIAFLGVVLIGMNSSTSAGPDITGLLLALLAAVMYAGCTLVQKHLLSAGTDATTLTWFGALAGTLALLPWTGSLIGALQTAPLDATLWVIYLGIFPTAIAFTTWAYVLQRSSAGQTSATTYVVPAVAILMSWAILGEVPTPLMFLGGALCLLGVLVTRLRWGRRA; the protein is encoded by the coding sequence ATGCCAGAAGCCACCTCCGACGAACCCGGCGTGCGCACCGACACGGGTGCACCGAAGACGCAGGGACCACTCGTCCTCATCGCCGCCCTGGTGACGGTCGTGCTGTGGGCATCGGCGTTCATCGGCATCCGCGGGGCGGGTCCGCATTTCGACCCCGGCGCCCTGGCGCTGCTGCGTATGGCGGTCGGCAGCGTGGCCCTCGCGATCATCGCGCTGCGCCACGGCATCCGTCTTCCGGCGAAGCGGCACTGGTGGCTCATCATCGTCTGGGGCGTCGGCTGGTTCTGCGTCTACAACCTGGCGCTCAACGCCGCAGAGCGCACGCTCGACGCGGGCACGGCCGCGATGGTCGTGAACCTCGCGCCGCTCATGGTCGTGATCTTCAGCGGACTGTTCCTGCGCGAGGGTTTCCCGAAGCCGCTGGTGATCGGGGCGCCGATCGCCTTCCTCGGTGTCGTGCTCATCGGCATGAACTCGTCCACCAGCGCGGGCCCCGACATCACGGGCCTGCTGCTCGCTCTGCTCGCCGCGGTGATGTACGCCGGATGCACGCTCGTGCAGAAGCATCTGCTGAGCGCCGGAACCGACGCCACGACGCTCACCTGGTTCGGGGCGCTGGCCGGGACCCTCGCTCTGCTGCCGTGGACGGGGAGCCTCATCGGCGCCCTGCAGACCGCGCCGCTGGATGCGACGCTCTGGGTCATCTACCTCGGGATCTTCCCCACGGCGATCGCCTTCACGACCTGGGCGTATGTGCTGCAGCGCAGCTCGGCCGGGCAGACGTCAGCCACGACCTACGTGGTCCCCGCCGTCGCGATCCTGATGTCGTGGGCGATCCTCGGCGAGGTGCCGACGCCGTTGATGTTCCTCGGGGGCGCACTGTGCCTGCTCGGGGTGCTCGTCACGCGGCTGCGCTGGGGGCGCCGGGCCTGA
- a CDS encoding adenylosuccinate synthase, protein MPGIVIVGVQWGDEGKGKATDLLGERTDWVVKFNGGNNAGHTVVVGDEKYALHLLPSGILSPGVTPVIGNGVVVDLEVLFFELEALAARGIDVSRLKVSANAHIITQYHRTLDKVTERFLGKRMIGTTGRGIGPAYADKINRVGIRVQDIFDENILRQKVEGALDQKNHLLVKIFNRRAITADEIVEDLLSYADRLRPMVADTGYLIAQALDRGEVVVFEGGQATMLDIDHGTYPFVTSSSATAGGAATGAGVGPGALDRIVGIVKAYTTRVGSGPFPTELFDEQGEWLRKQGFEFGTTTGRPRRVGWYDAPITRYATRINGITDLVLTKLDILTGLEQIPVCVAYDVDGERFDEVPVNQTDFHHAKPILEYFPGWNEDISVARTFDDLPKNAQDYVLALEKMSNTRISVIGVGPERDQVIVRHDLLD, encoded by the coding sequence ATGCCAGGAATCGTAATCGTCGGCGTGCAATGGGGCGACGAAGGAAAAGGCAAGGCCACCGATCTGCTCGGTGAGCGCACTGACTGGGTGGTGAAGTTCAACGGCGGTAACAACGCCGGGCACACCGTCGTCGTCGGCGACGAGAAGTACGCCCTGCACCTGCTGCCCTCCGGCATCCTCTCTCCCGGTGTGACGCCGGTCATCGGCAACGGTGTGGTCGTCGACCTCGAAGTGCTGTTCTTCGAGCTCGAGGCCCTCGCCGCCCGCGGCATCGACGTCTCGCGCCTGAAGGTCAGCGCCAACGCGCACATCATCACGCAGTACCACCGCACGCTCGACAAGGTCACAGAGCGCTTCCTCGGCAAGCGCATGATCGGCACGACCGGTCGGGGCATCGGCCCGGCCTACGCCGACAAGATCAACCGTGTCGGCATCCGCGTGCAGGACATCTTCGACGAGAACATCCTGCGCCAGAAGGTCGAGGGTGCCCTCGACCAGAAGAACCACCTGCTGGTGAAGATCTTCAACCGTCGCGCCATCACCGCCGACGAGATCGTCGAAGACCTGCTGTCATACGCCGACCGGCTGCGGCCGATGGTCGCCGACACCGGCTACCTGATCGCACAGGCCCTGGACCGTGGCGAGGTCGTGGTGTTCGAGGGGGGCCAGGCGACGATGCTCGACATCGACCACGGCACCTACCCGTTCGTTACCTCGTCGTCGGCGACCGCCGGAGGCGCCGCGACCGGTGCCGGTGTCGGTCCCGGAGCGCTCGACCGCATCGTCGGCATCGTCAAGGCGTACACGACCCGCGTGGGCTCCGGTCCGTTCCCGACCGAGCTCTTCGACGAGCAGGGCGAGTGGCTGCGCAAGCAGGGCTTCGAGTTCGGCACCACGACCGGCCGGCCGCGCCGCGTCGGCTGGTACGACGCCCCCATCACGCGCTACGCGACGCGCATCAACGGCATCACCGACCTGGTGCTCACCAAGCTCGACATCCTCACCGGGCTCGAGCAGATCCCGGTGTGCGTGGCCTACGACGTCGACGGCGAACGCTTCGACGAGGTTCCCGTCAACCAGACCGACTTCCACCACGCGAAGCCCATCCTGGAGTACTTCCCCGGGTGGAACGAGGACATCTCGGTCGCGCGCACCTTCGACGACCTGCCGAAGAACGCGCAGGACTACGTGCTGGCACTCGAGAAGATGAGCAACACGCGCATCTCGGTGATCGGCGTCGGCCCCGAGCGCGACCAGGTCATCGTGCGCCACGACCTGCTCGACTGA